attggaTGCCAATTTGAAGAATACAATGGccatttgaattaaaaacataGGTTCAATAATAAAAGCCTTGGAAACAAGAAGTATCACAGCATCATTTCATATAGAGAGAAGCCACATGAAAAAAAGACATAACAAGAATGCCAAAAAAACCAAAGTGCAATAAGCAGAGCACCACACACCAACACTCCCAAACATACACACAATGAGGCGAGAGAGATCGAGCCAACACGTGTTTGTTTAGTAGTCCTCTCCTTCATCATCCTCACCCTCAGCTGATTCAGCACCCACCTCTTCATAATCCTTCTCAAGTGCAGCAAGATCCTCTCGGGCTTCCGAGAACTCTCCTTCCTCCATACCCTCACCTACGTACCAGTGAACGAATGCACGCTTTGCATACATCAGATCGAACTTGTGGTCGATACGAGAGAATACCTCAGCAACACTGGTGGAGTTGGAGATCTTGCACACAGCTCTTTGCACCCGGGCAAGATCGCCTCCAGGGACAACAGTTGGTGGTTGGTAGTTGATACCACACTTGAATCCAGTGGGGCACCAATCAACAAACTGGATGGTGCGCTTGGTCTTGATGGTGGCAACAGCAGCATTCACGTCCTTAGGCACAACATCACCACGATACATCAGGCAGCAAGCCATGTATTTACCGTGTCGAGGATCACACTTGACCATCATAGACGAGGGCTCAAAAGCGCTGTTGGTGATTTCAGCCACTGAGAGTTGCTCGTGGTAGGCCTTCTCGGCTGAGATCACAGGTGCATAGGAGGAAAGCATGAAATGGATTCTGGGATATGGGACCAAGTTGGTCTGGAACTCGTTAACATCCACGTTCAATGCACCATCAAACCTCAAACTGGCAGTTAAAGATGAAATGACCTGAAATTACATAGAAAATGTAAGTTAACGAAAGCTAATTGTTGTTCATTGTACCACATTAGATATAGTTCAGACAAATTCTAAGTTACCTGGGATACAAGACGGTTGAGGTTCGAGTAGTTAGGTCGCTCAATGTCGAGGGAACGCCTGCAGATATCATAAATGGCTTCGTTGTCAAGAAGCACAGCAACGTCAGTGTGTTCCAAGAGAGAATGGGTTGAGAGAACACTGTTGTAAGGCTCAA
This is a stretch of genomic DNA from Cucumis sativus cultivar 9930 chromosome 4, Cucumber_9930_V3, whole genome shotgun sequence. It encodes these proteins:
- the LOC101221020 gene encoding tubulin alpha chain isoform X2, with protein sequence MRECISIHIGQAGIQVGNACWELYCLEHGIQPDGQMPGDTTLGGGDDAFNTFFSETGAGKHVPRAVFVDLEPTVIDEVRTGTYRQLFHPEQLISGKEDAANNFARGHYTVGKEIVDLCLDRIRKLADNCTGLQGFLVFNAVGGGTGSGLGSLLLERLSVDYGKKSKLGFTVYPSPQVSTSVVEPYNSVLSTHSLLEHTDVAVLLDNEAIYDICRRSLDIERPNYSNLNRLVSQVISSLTASLRFDGALNVDVNEFQTNLVPYPRIHFMLSSYAPVISAEKAYHEQLSVAEITNSAFEPSSMMVKCDPRHGKYMACCLMYRGDVVPKDVNAAVATIKTKRTIQFVDWCPTGFKCGINYQPPTVVPGGDLARVQRAVCKISNSTSVAEVRVWRKESSRKPERILLHLRRIMKRWVLNQLRVRMMKERTTKQTRVGSISLASLCVCLGVLVCGALLIALWFFWHSCYVFFSCGFSLYEMML
- the LOC101221020 gene encoding tubulin alpha chain isoform X1 is translated as MRECISIHIGQAGIQVGNACWELYCLEHGIQPDGQMPGDTTLGGGDDAFNTFFSETGAGKHVPRAVFVDLEPTVIDEVRTGTYRQLFHPEQLISGKEDAANNFARGHYTVGKEIVDLCLDRIRKLADNCTGLQGFLVFNAVGGGTGSGLGSLLLERLSVDYGKKSKLGFTVYPSPQVSTSVVEPYNSVLSTHSLLEHTDVAVLLDNEAIYDICRRSLDIERPNYSNLNRLVSQVISSLTASLRFDGALNVDVNEFQTNLVPYPRIHFMLSSYAPVISAEKAYHEQLSVAEITNSAFEPSSMMVKCDPRHGKYMACCLMYRGDVVPKDVNAAVATIKTKRTIQFVDWCPTGFKCGINYQPPTVVPGGDLARVQRAVCKISNSTSVAEVFSRIDHKFDLMYAKRAFVHWYVGEGMEEGEFSEAREDLAALEKDYEEVGAESAEGEDDEGEDY